Proteins encoded within one genomic window of Oncorhynchus masou masou isolate Uvic2021 chromosome 1, UVic_Omas_1.1, whole genome shotgun sequence:
- the hint2 gene encoding histidine triad nucleotide-binding protein 2, mitochondrial, which translates to MNFRQLLPTQCFRKSVYHSRILRPASLAKRHLCISNKKNDEVRLAEEASKKYGSPAPTIFSRVIDKTIPADIIYEDDKCLAFRDISPQAPVHFLVIPRDPIPKISEVKDDDAELLGHLLVVAKNVAKKEALHEGYRMVINDGKHGAQSVYHLHIHVLGGRQLNWPPG; encoded by the exons ATGAATTTTCGCCAACTTTTGCCGACACAATGCTTCAGGAAAAGTGTTTACCATTCACGCATTTTGCGCCCTGCAAGCCTAGCAAAG AGACACTTATGCATATCAAACAAAAAAAATGACGAGGTGCGTCTTGCTGAAGAAGCAAGCAAGAAATATGGATCTCCAGCTCCAACTATCTTTTCCAGAGTGATTGACAAAACTATTCCTGCAGATATAATTTATGAAGATGATAAG TGTTTAGCTTTCAGAGATATCAGTCCACAAGCCCCTGTGCACTTCCTGGTTATTCCAAGGGACCCTATCCCCAAAATCAGTGAAGTTAAAGATGATGATGCTGAG CTGTTAGGTCACCTCCTAGTGGTTGCAAAAAATGTGGCGAAGAAAGAGGCATTGCACGAAGGTTACAGAATGG TGATCAACGATGGGAAGCATGGTGCCCAGTCTGTATACCACCTTCACATCCACGTCCTGGGAGGCAGACAGCTGAACTGGCCTCCAGGTTAA